In a genomic window of Bradyrhizobium ontarionense:
- a CDS encoding deoxyguanosinetriphosphate triphosphohydrolase, translated as MSVGMAAPRAPYSCDPDRSRGRLFAEPPSRTRSPFRRDCDRVIHSTAFRRLKHKTQVFVFHEGDHYRTRLTHSLEVAQIARALARQLGLDEDLTETLALAHDIGHPPFGHAGERALNRCMEAHGGFDHNAQTLRIVTAFEQRYPDFDGLNLTWESLEGIVKHNGPLQQPVPQGIAEFNARFDLELRSYASLEAQVAALSDDIAYDAHDIDDGLRAGLFTVDDLREVPLLAAMIAEIDRQYPGLDDIRRGAELVRELISYLIAAVAAEAQSRIERTQPLSPHDVRRHAGPLVAFPGEVAGHEATIKAFLWQRMYRHERVMRVMRDAERIVADLFGRYQEDGATLPAGWLEGCEGEGDRARRISHFIAGMTDRFALTEHHRLFDSTPDLR; from the coding sequence GTGTCGGTTGGAATGGCTGCCCCCCGCGCTCCTTATTCCTGCGATCCCGATCGCAGCCGGGGCCGGTTGTTCGCCGAGCCGCCGTCCCGCACCCGCAGCCCCTTTCGCCGCGATTGCGACCGGGTCATCCATTCGACCGCCTTCCGGCGGCTCAAGCACAAGACCCAGGTGTTCGTCTTCCACGAGGGCGACCATTACCGGACCCGCCTGACCCATTCGCTGGAAGTCGCCCAGATCGCCCGCGCGCTGGCGCGCCAGCTCGGGCTCGACGAGGATCTCACCGAGACCCTGGCGCTGGCGCATGACATCGGCCATCCGCCATTCGGTCATGCCGGGGAGCGGGCGCTCAACCGCTGCATGGAGGCGCATGGCGGCTTTGACCACAACGCCCAGACCCTGCGAATCGTCACCGCGTTCGAGCAGCGCTATCCGGATTTCGATGGCCTCAATCTGACCTGGGAATCGCTCGAGGGCATCGTCAAGCACAACGGGCCGTTGCAGCAGCCGGTCCCGCAAGGGATTGCCGAGTTCAATGCCCGCTTCGACCTGGAGCTGCGGAGCTACGCCTCGCTCGAGGCCCAGGTCGCGGCCTTGTCCGACGACATCGCCTACGACGCCCACGACATCGACGACGGCCTGCGTGCCGGCCTGTTCACCGTGGACGACCTCAGGGAGGTTCCGCTGCTCGCCGCCATGATCGCTGAGATCGACCGCCAGTATCCGGGCCTCGACGACATCAGGCGCGGCGCCGAACTGGTGCGCGAGCTGATCTCCTATCTGATCGCGGCCGTCGCCGCCGAGGCCCAGAGCAGGATCGAGCGGACGCAACCGCTGTCGCCGCACGACGTGCGGCGGCACGCCGGCCCGCTGGTGGCGTTTCCGGGCGAGGTCGCCGGGCACGAGGCCACGATCAAGGCCTTTCTCTGGCAGCGGATGTACCGGCACGAGCGGGTGATGCGGGTGATGCGCGACGCCGAGCGAATCGTGGCCGACCTGTTCGGCCGCTATCAGGAGGACGGCGCGACGCTGCCGGCCGGCTGGCTGGAGGGCTGCGAGGGCGAGGGGGATCGCGCCCGCCGCATCAGCCATTTTATCGCCGGGATGACGGACCGTTTCGCCCTAACCGAGCACCATCGTCTTTTTGACTCGACCCCGGATTTGCGTTAG
- the argS gene encoding arginine--tRNA ligase, with amino-acid sequence MVEQASNLHLFADMLARVHAVCAALAKDGGWPEGIDFSRVVVEPPRDPSHGDMATNAAMVLAKEAKAKPRDLAEQIAERLRADALVAKVDVAGPGFINLTLQPAVWAAALRTILREGEGYGRIAPVPGAPKVNVEYVSANPTGPMHVGHCRGAVFGDALCSLLQFAGRDVTREYYINDAGAQVDVLARSAFLRYREALGEDIGAIPEGLYPGDYLKPVGQALVAEHGDKLKAMPEAQWLPVVRDKAITMMMAEIKDDLAALNIRHDVFFSERSLIKQGNNKVSETIDFLRERGDVYEGRLPPPKGAAVEDWEDREQLLFRATAYGDDVDRPLIKSDGSYTYFASDIANHRHKFERGFADLIDVFGADHGGYIKRMQAAVKAVTAGQAVLDVKVVQLVKLLRNGEPVKMSKRSGDFVTLREVVDEVGRDAVRFMMLYRKNDAVLDFDLAKVIEQSRDNPVFYVQYGHARGHSIFRNAREIFPDVPEDAGARFAFLGQASLEKLSDPAELNLLKQLALYPRIVESAALAHEPHRIAFYLYDLASEFHALWTRGRDLPYLRFIIDDDAELTRARLAMVQGVISVLASGLAILGVNAPNAMR; translated from the coding sequence ATGGTCGAACAAGCTTCCAACCTCCACCTTTTCGCGGACATGCTCGCGCGCGTGCATGCCGTCTGCGCCGCGCTCGCCAAGGACGGCGGCTGGCCGGAGGGCATCGATTTTTCGCGCGTGGTCGTCGAGCCGCCGCGCGATCCGAGCCACGGCGACATGGCGACGAATGCCGCCATGGTGCTTGCCAAGGAGGCAAAAGCCAAGCCGCGCGATCTCGCCGAGCAGATTGCCGAGCGGCTACGCGCCGACGCGCTGGTTGCGAAGGTCGACGTTGCCGGCCCTGGCTTCATCAATTTGACCCTGCAGCCGGCCGTCTGGGCGGCGGCGCTGCGCACGATCCTGCGCGAAGGCGAGGGATACGGCCGGATCGCTCCGGTTCCGGGCGCGCCGAAGGTGAACGTGGAGTACGTCTCCGCCAATCCGACCGGGCCGATGCATGTCGGCCATTGCCGCGGCGCCGTGTTCGGTGATGCGCTGTGCAGCCTGCTGCAGTTCGCCGGCCGCGACGTCACGCGCGAGTACTACATCAACGATGCCGGCGCCCAGGTCGACGTGCTCGCGCGTTCCGCCTTCCTGCGCTATCGCGAGGCGCTCGGCGAGGACATCGGCGCCATTCCGGAAGGACTTTATCCCGGCGACTATCTGAAGCCGGTCGGGCAGGCGCTCGTGGCCGAGCATGGCGACAAGCTCAAGGCGATGCCGGAAGCGCAATGGCTGCCGGTGGTGCGCGACAAGGCGATCACGATGATGATGGCCGAGATCAAGGACGATCTCGCGGCGCTCAACATCAGGCATGACGTGTTCTTCTCCGAGCGCTCGCTCATCAAGCAGGGAAACAACAAGGTCTCCGAGACCATCGATTTCCTGCGCGAGCGCGGCGACGTCTATGAAGGCCGCCTGCCGCCGCCGAAGGGCGCGGCGGTCGAAGACTGGGAGGATCGCGAGCAGCTCCTGTTTCGCGCCACCGCATATGGCGACGACGTGGATCGTCCGCTGATCAAGTCGGACGGCTCCTACACCTACTTCGCATCCGACATCGCCAATCACCGGCACAAGTTCGAGCGCGGCTTCGCCGACCTGATCGACGTGTTCGGCGCCGATCATGGCGGCTACATCAAGCGCATGCAGGCGGCGGTGAAGGCGGTGACGGCCGGGCAGGCGGTGCTCGACGTCAAGGTCGTCCAGCTCGTCAAGCTGTTGCGCAATGGCGAGCCGGTGAAGATGTCGAAGCGCTCCGGCGACTTCGTGACGCTGCGGGAAGTTGTTGATGAAGTGGGGCGCGATGCGGTCCGTTTCATGATGCTCTACCGCAAGAACGACGCCGTGCTCGATTTCGACCTCGCCAAGGTCATCGAGCAGTCGCGCGACAACCCGGTGTTCTACGTCCAGTATGGCCACGCGAGGGGACATTCGATTTTCCGCAATGCGCGGGAGATCTTCCCCGACGTTCCCGAGGATGCCGGCGCGCGGTTCGCGTTCCTTGGCCAGGCCAGCCTCGAAAAACTGTCGGATCCGGCCGAATTGAACCTCTTGAAACAGTTGGCGCTGTACCCACGTATTGTTGAGAGCGCGGCTCTGGCTCACGAGCCGCATCGGATCGCCTTCTATCTTTATGATCTTGCAAGCGAATTTCACGCCCTCTGGACTCGGGGGCGGGATTTGCCCTATTTACGCTTCATTATCGATGATGATGCAGAATTGACCAGGGCGCGCTTGGCCATGGTTCAGGGCGTCATCTCGGTTCTGGCGTCGGGACTTGCGATCTTGGGCGTTAATGCTCCTAATGCAATGCGCTGA
- the erpA gene encoding iron-sulfur cluster insertion protein ErpA, whose amino-acid sequence MTEASTGPVTISERAARRIGEILGKETAGAMLRISVEGGGCSGFQYKFDVDRAKADDDLVIERDRAVVLVDPASVPFLAGSEVDFVDDLMGASFRINNPNATASCGCGTSFSV is encoded by the coding sequence ATGACTGAAGCCTCGACCGGCCCCGTCACCATCAGCGAACGCGCCGCCCGCCGCATCGGGGAAATCCTCGGCAAGGAGACGGCCGGCGCCATGCTGCGCATTTCGGTCGAAGGCGGCGGCTGCTCCGGCTTCCAGTACAAGTTCGACGTCGACCGCGCCAAGGCCGACGACGATCTGGTGATCGAGCGCGACCGCGCGGTCGTCCTGGTCGATCCGGCCTCGGTGCCGTTTCTCGCCGGCTCCGAGGTCGATTTCGTCGATGACCTGATGGGCGCCTCGTTCCGGATCAACAATCCCAATGCCACCGCCTCGTGCGGCTGCGGCACCAGCTTTTCGGTCTAA